A window of the Eleutherodactylus coqui strain aEleCoq1 chromosome 8, aEleCoq1.hap1, whole genome shotgun sequence genome harbors these coding sequences:
- the LOC136577689 gene encoding zinc-binding protein A33-like, whose protein sequence is MDPSTAHLNLVLSEDLTSVRYSDTKQSLPENPRRFDYCCCVLGTEGFTSSRHYWVIDVGNKTKWNLGVAKESVNRRGGITLSPENGFWILWLRNGHEFKALDVPYRTLTLRSKPQRVGIYLDYEGGQLSFYNADDMSHIYTFVTSFSETIYPYFCPCLNDSGKNGGPLKVLHHVP, encoded by the coding sequence ATGGACCCCAGCACAGCCCACCTCAACCTAGTTCTCTCCGAAGACCTGACCAGCGTCCGATACAGTGACACCAAACAGTCTTTACCCGAAAACCCGCGACGCTTCGACTACTGCTGTTGCGTCCTGGGCACTGAGGGCTTCACCTCCAGCCGCCATTACTGGGTAATTGACGTTGGCAACAAGACCAAGTGGAATCTGGGTGTGGCCAAAGAGTCTGTAAACCGGAGGGGCGGGATCACCCTGTCCCCGGAGAATGGCTTCTGGATACTATGGCTGAGAAATGGCCATGAGTTCAAAGCCCTGGATGTCCCGTACCGGACACTCACCCTGAGAAGCAAACCGCAAAGGGTGGGGATTTATCTCGACTACGAGGGCGGCCAGCTCTCCTTCTACAATGCTGACGACATGTCCCACATCTACACCTTTGTCACTTCCTTCTCTGAGACCATTTACCCCTACTTCTGCCCCTGCCTCAATGACTCAGGGAAGAACGGGGGGCCACTCAAGGTCCTTCACCACGTACCGTGA